TGGGGACGATGTTGGATTCCTGCTTTGTGGGTTACACTGGACAATGAACCCACTTCGGAACCTGACTACAAACTATGAGAGCCTGCCTTGGTAACTTGAGCCCTTTTTATGTTTATAAGATCATGAACTTAGCTATGTGCCTTCACGTGTATCCATCAATAAATTGTTTATTGATTTGACTTAGTCTTTGGGTTGCTTACAACACGTCTTTAAATCCCACTTAGAGTTGCCCGATCCCTATCAACTTCACAATTCCAACAACTTTCTTCAGCAGCAACCTCAAGTTAGCACAATCACAAAAGTCTAGCATTTCCAGCTCTAATAAAAGTTTTAAATGTTCCAAGTAGTCAGCGCTTCCCCCGGTCAGTGAGGGAAATTGCCCATCGGAAATTTAAACTTCCTGCGCAATTTCCATGCAAGTCACGAGTCAAAACTTCAACAGGGTCCTGTCATGCATTCAGAGACTGGAGGATTTGGGCCATGTGGAAGATGCCTTCATCACCCTTAGGGTGAACTCCATTGGATCCTGGGACTGTATTCCTTTAACTCAACTAACCTTGGCAAAATATATCCTTATCTCTATTGTAATACTACTCACCTTCCCAGATATCACTTCAGGATTTACCTCTTCACTAATTATAAAAGCCTAACATAAAAAGTGTACTTATTAAAAAATGCCACCGTTTGCTGATCAAAATCTCCATCACACTTTTGACTTCTACAATTCACTAAATGAAATCAATCCTAAATTTATCAAAGCAATTTGAAATCACACCTACAATGCACAGGCTTAAAACATTTTCTTTTATGGATGAGTTTCAAAATAATTGGCCCGAGTTTTGCGTCAGTGGCGAAGGAATGTTGCTTGCCTTGCATCATGCTGGTAGTTGCCCCCAGGCCTTTTAGCAGCAACATTTTGTCTTCGAGCACCTGATCTTATCTCAATAAAGTACTGCTATAGGGTAGCCTGCTGAGGAGTAGGGCAACTTTGACACAAATTTCCACTTTTCCATGTTTAACTCCAGACGTGGggatcttccgaacctgatgtattattactgggcagtgaatgtggagaaggtccgaagctgggtcagaggagttgactcccaatgggtcagaatggaggagagtttgggtagggggtcaggattgaaggtgcTAGCGACAGCACCGCTCCCGGCGGCcccagggagatactcagggagtccagtagcaatagcttcgttgagaatttgaaggcagtttcaacagcacttcaggttgggggcagggtcaagggaaatgccgattcatgggaatcatagatttgagccagggaagtgggatggaaatttttggagatgggaggagaaaggaattaggacactaaaagatgtgtttcttgggggtcggtttgcagcactgaaggagctgggagtgaagtgtgGGCTggcggagggtgaacacctccacctcgtgcgaTGTTGGGTTTGATACAGCTGAAGTTGGTGTATAGAGTACACCTTTCAAGGGTGAGGATGAACCGGCTCTTTGAGGGCGTAGAAGATGTGTATTAACGTTGCGGggaaggccccgcaaaccacgttcatatgttttggtcctgtccaaagctggaggattactggaaggaggtgtttaggataaCCTcttaaggtggtgcacgtgaaactggatccgggccctcgggaggccatattcggggtgtcagaccagccagggttggcaacggacgcggaggcagatgttgttgcCTTCGCCTAGTTTTTTTTTGCCTTTAACATTTTATTAACAAGTTTGCTGATACATGAACCTCTGGAAGGTGTTGATTCCAggaccagtgctcactgatccttcAGCTCCCGCAGACGGCGAATTGCAGACTTCACGGTGACGGCCGAGGTGGTGTTGTAGGCCCAGGCTCCTCCAGCCACTGTTTTCATGCAAGATCCACAATGCCAGATCCCGACTGCTCTGCGCTTCATCTTTGTCTTGCTGCAGAAGGAGGTGTATTTGGGGTGCTGACTGATCTCGATCTTCTTCACCATTTTGCGGAGGGAGGCTCCGTACCGGGTGCCGTATTTCCCCACGATCCCCACCTTCTTGGTGCGTTTGGCCATCTTGGAGCCGGAGCCGAGCGAGAGAGCCTTCGCctagttgatcgcccgaaggcggatcctgttagtgtagagatcaacctctccacccggtgccctggcatggcagggagacctgctggaattcttgatgcttgaaaaggtcaaatttgaactgaggggaaggatggacgggttctacaattcatgggcgtcattcattatgcactttcgagaattggatcacatcgaacattgagagggagagggacttgtgttaatggtgactatggatgattcccAATTCCttcttgtcatttgtttatgttacatacggaccaatgtctggggtttggtgggaggatgggatcgttgttattgatatggggattcacattacattcgttactgattattgtttattgttgggtgtaaatttgggagaaaatgtgaaaaaaggagaatacatttttttttaaaaatttttatttAAACTCTACACGTGGGGACATTCAAAGTTTCTGTTCTATTTAGTCTATAAAAATGGTGAGAGCAGATGGTTTCACTATTATTCTCAGtgcagaaaaaaaaagaaactatTTTTTGCAATCATGAAACATCACTTACCTAGTTCTTTTTTCCATTGGATTCGCTTGGCTTCCAGCTGATCCTTTTCATTTTCGCGTTCTCCAAGATGCCTGAAAAGACCATCTTCGACTTGGTTGGATGCACTAGTCAAGTAATGCCGTTCACGCAAAAAAGAAACAGAAGTATATTTTTTGCTGCTTGTTTTAAAGAATTATGAACTTGCAATACAATTCTAAAAACAATGAAATCGCCCCTTTGCGGATCAATCAAAAAGCCATAAAATTTAGATTATTCATAGAATATCTAAAGTGATCAAGTTCTGGAACAGTGTGTAGGAAAACATTTGCCTGATTATGCAACAAAGAAAGAAAAAATGTTTGTCAATACTTCCAGCCAAAGAAATAAGATGACGGCTAGAAATAACATATTTAtagagcacctttaacataatgaaatgtcCCTAGGTGCTTCACAGGGCTACTTTAAACTAAAAT
This DNA window, taken from Scyliorhinus torazame isolate Kashiwa2021f chromosome 13, sScyTor2.1, whole genome shotgun sequence, encodes the following:
- the LOC140388383 gene encoding large ribosomal subunit protein eL43-like, encoding MAKRTKKVGIVGKYGTRYGASLRKMVKKIEISQHPKYTSFCSKTKMKRRAVGIWHCGSCMKTVAGGAWAYNTTSAVTVKSAIRRLRELKDQ